The DNA segment TTTTTGTTTTATTCTCTGTACGGTTTATTTTTACATACATAACTTAGAAATGCCAATGATTAAgtggtgtgcgtgcgtgcgtgtgcgccTTATATATATACCGTAAATAAATAATGGCTCAGTCGTATACCCTGAACACACtggaacttctgagtaaacctgcacgATACTGCATTGTAACCCTCCTCAACCGTGATTTGGTATGACATCTAAATTGAGCCAAATAAATACTATATAGCATTTATTTagtctgcattcagacagcagcttATTATAGCTGAAGTGGCACTAAACTGGAACTGGGTGAAAAAGGAAAAAGCTGCCATCTAACATGGGCCTTTAGCACAAGGTGGGCAGAAGGTAAAttgggatctaccaatagatagATCTATGAGTGACTTGCAGTGGATCAGCAAGGATTCTAACTCTATTATTatgtttatagcccacctttcctcaaatgaGTTCAGTGTGgtttacatggttcttcccctgcccattttatccttgcaaccacCCTGAAAACAAATTTATGAGTTGAGTATGTTCTCATAGGCATtctgcaggggttcccaaactgtggtctgcaagcttcaccatgacatgtctgcattaaatattcatattgatttttaattgtattttattgcttctttagttcttttatttcttatatggtattatattgtattacaatctgaattcaaactgtaatacaataaaacacaacgtAAGAAATGAAGTAATAAAGATaatattaaaaatcatccagcacCTAgctcagcacattacaattgctacgagagacagaaaaatcattaactggTCCGCCAAGgcaatcagcaattttcaagaggtccataggagaaaacatctggggaccactGATGTACTGTTTCTTAATGATTAAAGTATGTCCTGTTCCCCCACCTCAGCTGCTATTTTATACCTAATTCCAATTGGTGGATCTTGTTAAAAAAAGTCAACCTGAAATAGGTTCTGCAAGCCAGGAATTTACCAGCTGCAGAGGTGGGCAATCTAACCTTTGGGTCTGAGGCACCACAAGGGCCCTGTTAGTTCCCAGTCCGCATTTGGTTTACTAGTGATCATCTTGAGAAACTAGCATAGTCCCTCTCTGGCTTGCCAGTGTCACATGTATTAAATGAGTAAGCCTGACACTTGAAACCCTTTTATATCTGGAACTGCTTTTGAGTTGAATTAGGAATTTCAGAATATTTTATACCTTTCTTGATATTCTCTCTCTACAGTTTAGAAGAGTCTGTTCCCCAAAGCAGGTTTAATGCATTAGGTTCCCTCTCTCATTGTGGATAAGTTGCCAATACAATGGAGTAAAAGTTTTTTAATCCAGAGTATTTTGATGCTAAGTCCTGATCAGCATCTTCTAGTGCCATGTTTAGTATATCTGCAGAATCACATATGCTTGAACCAAGATACAGATTTGAGAGAGATGCACATGTAAACATGCACATAAATATGTGCTTCTAATGCATGCACATTATTCAGTGTGGCTTATAATTTCTTTTCTCCAGAATGAACAGCCATGACTCTGACAGTCCCTCCCCACGTCCTATTtgcctgcatctctctctctcacacacacatacaaagatTTGAACAACTGTGGTGTGCAAAAGAAGAATTCTGGCAGCCTCTATTGTTGTTCACACTGCATtgggaagggagatagagttcttTATATGTCATCTAAGGAGAAAATTCTTGaggccttgatggccttataggccccttccaactctactattctatgattctatgaggtacAAAATAGGGCATGGGTCAGGGATCTCAGACTATGATGGAAGCCAGCATAGCTCCCATAGTAGGTCAGGCATAGGCACGGATTTCTGTCTAATGTAAATAAGTTGCAGCATGGTTAGTTGCTAAGCTGCTATGTCCAGGTCTGCTAGGGAGGACACCATCTGTGATTCAGCAAGAGATTACCAGTGCTAGGGCCGCCTTAGCGGTGGTCTTAATTTCTTGGTGGTAGTCTTACTGTGGTACTTCCCCAGAGGGAGGCCCAACTGGCTAGCTCCCTCTTATCATTCAGCCTGATTTTATGCAGAGTCAGGTGAGTCTGAACCCCTTGGAAATaaatgggtttatttatttattttatttattcgatttcttagtcgctcatctggctggctacccagccactctgagcgacgtacaaagcaaaaaacatataaaacatcaaaaacaccaaacattaagcaagaaagctaaacaataacatagagactaactcagttacaataaggcttctcatctgtatagtccaagaagtgcgccttcagatggaaactcgtgatatgagtcttcccacccttgcacaaagaccggtgtgagtgatagtccatatgcaagaccgaaaaacaacaccgcctcttgatctcagcatccaacatccagtacattcagcggggGTAAAGGGTGGGGCGCGGCAAACAAACCCCTGTGTTTAAGCACATCCAACTTTGCATAGCATTGAAGAGAACAGCTTTTGGCAGCTGAAGTTTCAATTTAAATCTATTGGTTAGATTGTAACAGTTGTATGTAAGTGACtagataaaatattttaattagaaTTAATTTTATTGAactgtgtatatatgtatttataataACCTACTGCGAGGACCCTTCTGGAATAGTCAAAAGGTATTCAGTTTTTTAAATCAACATGTTTAAAGCTAAAACAGTCTAACATCCTTGTCAAATTTTGATGTCTAGAAAATTTAATGGAGGAACCCTGGGAAATAATGTACCAGAAAATTCAGGTTTCTTAAGCTTAACTCTGTGTATAAACGACTTTGATTCCAGGGAAAAAAGGGTACATAGTAACACTTttccttttacactttgaaggTTTCCATTAAAGGACTCAAAGAGGCTGATCCAGTGGTTAAAAGCAGTTCAGCGGGACAACTGGACTCCCACCAAGTATTCCTTTCTCTGCAGCGAGCACTTCACTAAAGATAGTTTTTCAAAGCGGCACGAAGACCAGCACAGGCTGCTCAAGCCCACAGCTGTGCCGACCATTTTCCAGCTTTCAGAGAAAAGGGGGGACAGCAGGGATTATGtcaaaaggaggaagaaaatagCAAGCCAGACTCTACAAGGAGATGGCGGTCAACCAAAGGAAGGAAGCAGTGAGGTAGTTGGAGGAACCTTATCATCTGACCAAGACTTGATAGTGCACGGGACTAAAGAAATGGAGCACGTGACTCTTCAAGCCGAAATCGGGTCAATGTCTGAGCAAGGAGAGAATTTCCAGGACCAACTTGAAGGCTCCCTTAGAAGGATGTTACAAGATAACTTAGTCACAAAAGGAACTCAGAATAAGCCAGGAAAGCTGGCTGCAAAGGATTGTTCTGAAACGGATATCCATTCTGGGAGTTTGAAAATGGACAAAAATGGTATATCAGAGGATGACTTCACACCTCCTGTGTCTGGCGCATGCAAATTTATTGGTTCCCTTCACTCTTACAGCTTTTTCTCCAAACACACTAGAGAGCGGTCATCTTTTCCAAAGGAGCAACTAGAAAGAAAAAGATTAAGGAGAAGTGTGGATCCAGGCTGTAGTAGCAACACTCTGGAGCAGGACGCTAGCTTCACAGAATCGTCCTCTACTTCCTCTCTCACTGCTATCCCTCAGAAACCTTCCCAGAGTATGTCAGCATCCCCTGCAGATCTAACTCCTAAGCCAGCGACAGAAGCTGTTGTAGGTCACAAGGGAGAGACTGATGCCAACCCCATGTCAATCAATGAGGTCATCATGTCTGCTTCAGGAGCTTGCAAGCTCATTGATTCCCTTCATTCGTATTGCTTCTCCTCTAGGCAAAGCAAAAGCCAAGTGTGCTGTTTGAGAGAGCAAGTAGAGAAGAAGAATGGAGAGCTAAAGCAGTTGAGACAAAAGATCAGTCGCTCTGACAGCCAAGTTAGAAAGCTGAAGGAAAAACTAGATGAATTGAAGAGGATCAGTTTCCCATGCCTGAGCAACCTGCTGTCCCAGGACTGTGGTCAGTATCTTCTGCACTCTCTTAGCCAAGGCAAATTGATATCAAAGTATGAAGCTATTTAGTTAAATATATTGTATCAAAATACATTTCCATGGTAGCCTACCTATTCCTTCCCTATGCACTATGTTGCTAGGGATATACTGTAGCCTCCAGTtttggaaaatggaaaaaatCTTCTTGCAAACTCATATTCTTTTTTGTTGAAACTAGGATGATCAGGCGCAAAAGAGGACAAGTCACCTACACACTTAATGGTTGTGTAAAAaaaagaatttcagcaggtgtggcTTGTTATGTAGTTTCTAGGATTCTTCAGAGGGGAAGCCGTATTTACCACCAGAGGGCTTAAGATCAGGGGTGGGTAACTTGCgaccctctagatgctgttggactccacctcgcATCAACCTTaagcagcatggccaacggccaggaatgataggagctgtaatccagcaacatctgaagggccacaagttagctTCCCTTGGTTTAGTCCATTGTAATGATTTAGGCTATTACAATAAAATAACTCTTCTGATTGATGTTTGAACAGTTTCCTTAAGATGTAGTTACTATAGCTGTAACTGTTTTATGTGTGCTGTACAGAAGAACGgaatatatttttgtgtttgcacTATGACTTATTGATTACTTTGGCTCATAAGAATGAAAGAAACAAAGGACATAGTTATGTGTTCAGTGTAACTTTGCCTGACAAAATACCAGTTTTAATGAATTACTGATAACAATTTGCCAGTCTGCAGTATTGTTGCAGAGATTCATATTtgtttgtaaatatatatatgacAAGACCTCCCCACCTCCTTTCTATCTTCTAAAGATCAGAGCAAAGGCTCTCAAATAGAATTTTACTATAAACTGTACTAATTTGTTTATATTTAGGTTTATCAGTTTAACTTAACTTCCTCCTTCTTTGCTTCCACCTTGAATTCCAGGGCTTGTCTTTGCTCTGTGTACTGCCATTGTGTAGCTTATCCTCTGTCTGCGAGAAGGCAATAGGAGCCAAAAAAGAATTATGAGTGGCAATATATgccatagttttatttatttatttatttaatagatttatatcccgcccttcctcctagtaggtgCCCAGGGGtgcaaacaaaatattaaaaacactttaaaacgtcataaaaacagactttaaaatatattaaaacaaaacatccttaaaaacatttttaaaagctttaaaaacatctttaaaaaagattaaaaaatataataaaaagcaattctaacacagactagTTGTATGTCACATCTGTGCATAGCTTGCTTAAActaaactacaagtcccataatACATTGGGGTAACCTCTGTACAGAGTTCCAAGGTTGTTTCCTGTCTTGTCTTTATTATTAGATTGCTGCACAGTATTTCCTGGAGACTAGTGAATGATAAGTGAATGATAAGTGAACACGTTAAAAATAATCTTGCAGGATATGGCCAGCACTGAAACAGGTACAGCCTAAAATGGTTAACCCTTTTATCAATATAGACATTCTGAAAATGGAGATTTAGGTTCCATTTCATCTCTTCTTTTATGCCTATTAAATGATTCCACAGAGCATTGTTCTCAACCTTTTGTTTGTAGAGAAATGTTGTTTCAACAGAGAGGGGTGCACCTGCACTCTGCAACTCTGTGGATGTCCTGCTTGGGGCTACTATATGTCCCATAGGATTGTATTCAGAGTGAGACCTCAGAATTATGCATTCCCTCTGTTCTCACCAGGAGTAGAAATTTacaagtgaacagggagagcccATATTCCTCCTATTCAGTTAATTCATATCCATGGTGAGAGGGGAACTTGGCCAACGAATAATCCAGTCCATTTTCGGGCTGAGTACTATGGAGGTCCATTCGTGTAATTCAAGATTTGAAGATCTACATTATTCAGGACTTCCAGGATATTTCTTCCCATCTCACCACTATGTCTTCTCAACGTTGAAGACCTGCTAAAACTGGATATTCAAACGGTTTGGAGCTCTCTTCCATCCTTTTATAGGATTTGGTACTAAGCCAAGCATACTGTGTGCAGAAGGACTATATGAAAGAATGGCTGTACTAAGTTATTATCTCAACTGAAATAATGTATTCTTGGAATGTTTTTGGTATGTTAATTTGTCAATTTGGGCTGTTCTACAGAGTCCCCTCTCCTAAAAAGTATACAATTGAAATGAAACAGTGATTATAAGACATTGAGAGATCAAGGGTAATAATGATAAAAAGCAGGTAGCCCCTTAGAACACAGTTCACAGGTTTaatcaaataatatattttttatttatgaagttttatatatcacttaataaaaaaaataaaaaatggtttacataaaatggtaCAAAAGAGTAATTAAGAACaggaataaaaacagaccttaaaaacaGTAGAATCCAATATTCAAGTCGACATACAGGCAGTATTTGAGTAGCATTTACAATGCAATATGGGAGCTTTTGAGTTGTACAAAATTGTATTTAACATGTACTATATAACAGGCTGAGAACAAGGAAGGAGGTGTGGCTTAAAGACCTTGGgattctgtatgtttttaaaaaaagaaaaggagagctTGGAAGCTGATTATGGATCAGTAAGATTTTTTGACTAGCTAGTCATCTAAAATATTGCAAGAATTTGCACTTCATAGTCTTTCTTCATCAGAGCAAAGATAAGAATAGATCATCTTACTTGTCCAGGCTGGATGATGGGTTGAATAATGATTTCAACATGTTGGGACATGTTCTGGTGTCCTTGACCAACAAGCTCTTATTACAAAACTAACAGAAAGGATAccatcttttttgcagtccatcatTTCTTTTCAGATTGGATGTGCCGCAGTGGAATTTATCATGAAGACACACTTGCAAAGGATTCAGTGGCCATGGAAATGATGCCATAATATTCAGATGAGAacattctccccccacccctagtTAGTTAGTGTAATGCATATGAGAGGTCCATATGATCACTCATATTTTGTTCTGGTTTAGAGATACCATTCCAGATAACAGAACTTGGCcagaataggaacatggaatgtgagaagcatgaaccagggaaagttagaaattgtcaagcaagaaatggaacgtatcaacattacaatacttggtgtgagcgaactaggcaactacaaaatattttatgcaggaaatgagaaattaagaagaaatggggttgctttaatagtgagaagtgatgtagcaaaagcaattaggagctacaacgcaaggtctgagtgagttatatcaatgagattaaatggaaaacctatcaacatccaagtctatgctccaacgtcaaacacagaagaagaggaattggagagattttacgcagaagtacaagaagaaattgatcacacaccaaaacatggGGGAtttgaatgcaaaagtagggaacagagaagaactaggaattgtggggaaatggggcctaggagacagaaatgaagcaggagaaagacttactgaatcctgtgaagccaataatttgtttcttgtgaacacattttttgagcaaccgaaaagatgactgtacacatggacatcaccaaatggtcaatataggaatcaaactgattatataattggtagcagaagatggaaaagttccatattttctgcaaaaacaagactaggagcagactgtggtacagatcatgaactggttgtatcgaaaatcagagtaaagctaaagaaagacaacaaagcactcaaaatgccaaaatacaattcaaataatatcccagaagcatataaagatcaaataaggaacaggtttgaggctttaaacttagttgacatagaaccagaagaactatggaatgaagtcagagacgttatcagggaagaatgcaaaaagacaatacctctagttaaaaagagagaaagacctcagtggatgactgaagaaactcttaaaatggttaaagagagaaggaaagcaaaagcaaaaggagatagaaacaccgtcagaaccctaaatgcaacaatacagcgactagtacgtagggacaaaaagaactattagaatagttactgtatagaaatagaagaggacaacaaaaagggtagaacaagagccctgttccaaaagatcagagaaattaaagggaaatttaaaccaagagtagggatgttgaataatccacaggaaaacaaactgactgaccaagatgaaataaaaggaagatggaagcaatacactgaagaactctacaaaagagatgcccggatgacagattcattaacggaggaaccgtatgatgaagaacccagaaattttagaatgtgaggtgaaagctgctctcaaaatactgggaaggaacaaatcaccaggaatagatggcataccaatagagctgctacaagctactgagactgaatctgtccaaattttgacaaaaatctgtcaagaaatatggaaaactaaacaatggcccacagactggaagtgttccatatacatcccaattccaaagaaaggggatcccagggaatgcagtaactatcgaactattgccttaatatcccatgcaagtaaagtaatgctcaagattctacaacaaaggctcttaccatatatggagcaagaaatgccagatgtccaagctggatttagaaagggaagaggcaccagagatcatatctcaaacatacgttggataatggaacagagcaaggaatttcagaagaaaatcaccctgtgctttatagattacagcaaagcctttgactgtgtagatcatgaaaaactatggaatgctttaaaagaaatgggagtgccacagcatctgattgtcctaattcGCAACCtatgcacaagaggctactgtaagtacggaatatggagaaactgactggttccccatcggaaagggtgtgagacaggggtgtattttatcaccctctttATTTAATCTAtgcgcagaacatatacggaaagcaggattggaccaagatggaggtgtgaaaactggatggagaaatatcaataatttaaaatatgcagacgataccatactactagcagaaaccagtaatgatttgaaacaaatgctgatgaaagttaaagaggaaagcacaaaagcagaactacagctgaacgtcaagaagactaaagtaatgacaacagaagatttatgtaactttacagttgacaatgaggacattgtatttgtcaaggattatcaatatcttggcacagtcattaaccaaaatggagacaatagtcaagaaatcagaagaaggctaggactggggagggcagctgtgagagaactagaaaaggtcttcaaatgcaaagatgtatcactgaacaccaaagtcaagatcaatcagaccatggtattcccgatctctatgtatggatgtgaaagttggacagtgaaaaaagcggacaagagaaaaatcaactcatttgaaatgtggtgttggaggagagctttgcggataccatggactgcaaaaaagaccaatgattgggtgttagaacaaattaaaccagaactatcactagaagctaaaatgatgaaactgaggttatcctgctttggacacatcatgagaagacacgattcgctagaaaagacaataatgctgggaaaaacagaagggagtaggaaaagaggaaggccaaccaagagatggattgattccataaaggaagccacagacctgaacttgcaagatctgaacaaggtggttcatgacagatgctcttggaggtcgctgattcatagggtcgccataagttgcagtcgacttggaggcacataacaacaacaatatgtacTTGTGTTACACCCACTCAAGGAAGTTTGTTTTGAATTGCTGTATTATGACTTAGTCCACTAGATGGTAGCAAAAAACAAGTTACCAGCCTTTTTATTTGCAAGCTTTCCTGTTTTCATCGTCTTATAAATAAAACTGATGAACCCTAGTATACAAAACTCTAGTTTAATGTGTAAGTTATAACTCCATTATGACATTGCTTTCTcttactaaaataataataataataattcttgccATTGATATATTTATTTGCAGATATATTTATTTGACTGTACAGGAGCACATTCAGTGATAATTAGAAAGGGACTTGGGTGTGTACACATGTAAACAGGTAGAGCTTTTCCTCGTGAGCAGGACCTGTGCTTGACCAGGGTTCCATCTCTCACGGAGGAACCCTATGCATACTAAGGCTGGACATGTAGCTGCTGGCAGAGTATGGCCAGCAGATGCATCAGTTTGGGGGGAGGTGGAGAGAACAAGTCTTGGAGGTCTGATCCTGTGCTCTTCACACGTTTGCTATATGTTTaattacaagatttgaacaggcttTTATATTCTCAGCCATTGCAACAGCTCCGTAAAGCAAGCCATTATTTAGATGTTTCTATACTGCCCTACACCATATGGTGACAGGGTAGCGTACAATATATCAAAACACCCCAATGCATATtgctaaaataaattaaaacatcaatgcagaataaattcagcttgaactaAAATAGCAGAGGATAACATAAGAGATCGATGGGTATCATACACTGACCTCCATGAATTAATACTGCCTCCTGAAAGAGTATAACACTGAGGCGAGACACACATCACTGGGGAGATTGGTCCAGAGTGTTGAAACAATTGTAATCCCTATAGTGCGTGTGGCATGTGGAAGAGGACATAGCCAACtccctcatttcccccctctcaggTGAAGGTCAGCTAGTGAGGTCATGGCTGAGGTTAGACATGCAGCAGGGACTTTCTGCCTCACAATTTCTACCTACAACAGCTGTTGTAAGACCTACATATGAACTGGTCACAGGAGGTTCCATAATGGATGGAGCCATTTCTTGTTTCTTACTCCTTACAGGGCTGGTTTGTAGACACATTCAAATCACAGTTTGCCTCAACCCAGAAAGGAAGAGGTCATGTTGCAGGTGGTTGAGCATTTACATCTCAGCTAGCCCTCAGTGTTGGGAATGGACTTTTTAGGGTTAAGGTTCAGTTCCCTGAGCAGAGGCAGAATTTAGCATGCCTTATCAGGTCTCCCAAGTGTGATTACAGCTTCCTTTGGTTTCACCGGCTCATGTGTCCAATGATGTAGGAGAGTTTTGTCTAATTTAAACCTCCCAATCAGCCATTTAAATCTATTGCCTCCTGTTTGTAGCAGTGGAGAACAATGGTTCTGTCTGTCTGTAACAACATTTTTTCATACTTGCAGAATATTATTGAGCCTGTCCTTAATCTCTCTAGATTTAGAATATCTAGTTCTATGGCACACTTTATGTActttttattgtcttttttgATCCCTTCTGAATGGGGCCAAATGTTTCACAATTTGGATGCCCTAGAACAGGGATAACCAGTAAAGTACCCTCCAGAGTATGTAGAGGGCAACTCACGTCACCCCAGCTTGTTTGGCCAATGTTTGGGGATTACCCTTGCCTTAGAATGAAGCATTTAAGTGCCTCTGACTTTGCTGAACAGTCACTACCCCTGTGGAAGTCGATAATAATGGCAAATACATGGGCTCTTCTGCAGTGCCCTGTGGATTGGTTCCTGGATACTTAATGATTTTTATGCCATGCAACTCAGATATCTGCTGTGCCAGACAAATTCACTGTTAATGAAGTGCCAAACAA comes from the Rhineura floridana isolate rRhiFlo1 chromosome 7, rRhiFlo1.hap2, whole genome shotgun sequence genome and includes:
- the THAP4 gene encoding peroxynitrite isomerase THAP4 isoform X2; amino-acid sequence: MPPEDRPINWQLLPYGSCCSGCGETTEVTRLAPPSCCTAEKKGVEEGGGEAGSLARPPEMVICCAALNCSNRQGKTPRGRATVSFHRFPLKDSKRLIQWLKAVQRDNWTPTKYSFLCSEHFTKDSFSKRHEDQHRLLKPTAVPTIFQLSEKRGDSRDYVKRRKKIASQTLQGDGGQPKEGSSEVVGGTLSSDQDLIVHGTKEMEHVTLQAEIGSMSEQGENFQDQLEGSLRRMLQDNLVTKGTQNKPGKLAAKDCSETDIHSGSLKMDKNGISEDDFTPPVSGACKFIGSLHSYSFFSKHTRERSSFPKEQLERKRLRRSVDPGCSSNTLEQDASFTESSSTSSLTAIPQKPSQSMSASPADLTPKPATEAVVGHKGETDANPMSINEVIMSASGACKLIDSLHSYCFSSRQSKSQVCCLREQVEKKNGELKQLRQKISRSDSQVRKLKEKLDELKRISFPCLSNLLSQDCETPQLNPVIEPLSWMLGTWLSDPPGDGTFPTMKPFQYLEEVHISHVGQPMLNFSFNAFHPDTRKPMHRECGFIRIKPDTNKVAFISAQNTGLVEVEEGEVNGQELSIASHSVARISFAKKPHVEQHCNPLPFGFSHLV
- the THAP4 gene encoding peroxynitrite isomerase THAP4 isoform X1, with protein sequence MPPEDRPINWQLLPYGSCCSGCGETTEVTRLAPPSCCTAEKKGVEEGGGEAGSLARPPEMVICCAALNCSNRQGKTPRGRATVSFHRFPLKDSKRLIQWLKAVQRDNWTPTKYSFLCSEHFTKDSFSKRHEDQHRLLKPTAVPTIFQLSEKRGDSRDYVKRRKKIASQTLQGDGGQPKEGSSEVVGGTLSSDQDLIVHGTKEMEHVTLQAEIGSMSEQGENFQDQLEGSLRRMLQDNLVTKGTQNKPGKLAAKDCSETDIHSGSLKMDKNGISEDDFTPPVSGACKFIGSLHSYSFFSKHTRERSSFPKEQLERKRLRRSVDPGCSSNTLEQDASFTESSSTSSLTAIPQKPSQSMSASPADLTPKPATEAVVGHKGETDANPMSINEVIMSASGACKLIDSLHSYCFSSRQSKSQVCCLREQVEKKNGELKQLRQKISRSDSQVRKLKEKLDELKRISFPCLSNLLSQDCETPQLNPVIEPLSWMLGTWLSDPPGDGTFPTMKPFQYLEEVHISHVGQPMLNFSFNAFHPDTRKPMHRECGFIRIKPDTNKVAFISAQNTGLVEVEEGEVNGQELSIASHSVARISFAKKPHVEQITRKFRLNSDGKLEQTVSMATTTQPMTQHLHITYKKVTP